The following proteins come from a genomic window of Dreissena polymorpha isolate Duluth1 chromosome 1, UMN_Dpol_1.0, whole genome shotgun sequence:
- the LOC127865217 gene encoding BTB/POZ domain-containing protein KCTD7-like codes for MSDLEFEGDSSDSSIEDIEIRPVRPPSRSNPVPVRREKLTRSPVRSLSPNSVLNGGGDVLSAKICLESYPSSNAQAVEPFPSVLPLNVGGVKYVTRLSTLKKYPDSMLAALFSGRYQVDKDAEGNYFLDSNGILFGYLLEFLRNGLVPPKDHAIPLYREATYYGLHELAEKLHYMPPVVSLFVKEAHKSQFPNYEETKEGVIKECMESAKYTKLGEVTLFVFKKEFLPKTPTFNPNHGCIIETAKVTCGPWEGPDGVDEDIFVRCLINDLMDDGFNVKPIEPKRKCKYYHGQSCQKFVYKITILF; via the exons ATGAGTGACCTGGAATTTGAGGGAGATTCTTCGGACAGTTCTATTGAAGACATTGAGATCAGGCCAGTGAGACCCCCCTCTCGGTCTAATCCAGTGCCTGTCAGAAGGGAAAAATTGACTCGGAGTCCTGTGCGGTCACTCAGTCCGAACTCTGTGCTGAATGGTGGGGGAGACGTACTGAGTGCTAAAATATGTTTGGAG AGCTATCCTTCATCAAATGCACAAGCTGTGGAGCCCTTTCCATCTGTGCTACCCCTCAATGTTGGAGGCGTGAAATACGTGACTAGGCTGTCCACTCTGAAGAAATACCCAGATTCCATGCTTGCGGCTTTGTTCAGTGGACGTTACCAAGTGGACAAAGATGCTGAAGGAAATTACTTTCTGGATTCTAATGGAATTCTTTTTGGTTATTTACTAGAATTCCTGCGTAATGGTCTTGTACCTCCTAAAGACCATGCAATACCTCTCTACAGGGAAGCTACTTACTATGGTCTTCATGAATTGGCAGAAAAGCTTCACTACATGCCTCCTGTTGTGTCCCTGTTTGTAAAAGAAGCCCATAAGTCTCAGTTTCCCAACTATGAGGAGACAAAGGAAGGTGTAATCAAGGAATGCATGGAGAGTGCAAAGTACACAAAACTTGGCGAAGtaacattgtttgttttcaagAAAGAGTTCTTACCAAAGACACCTACTTTTAACCCAAATCATGGATGTATTATAGAAACTGCAAAGGTTACATGTGGGCCATGGGAGGGACCAGATGGAGTGGACGAGGATATATTTGTGAGATGTCTTATTAACGATTTGATGGATGATGGTTTTAATGTTAAGCCTATTGAACCAAAAAGGAAATGCAAATATTACCATGGCCAAAGCTGCCAAAAATTTGTATACAAGAttaccattttattttaa